TTCGTCTGCCAGCCGGTGGCATCGTGGGGATCATCGGCCCCAACGGCGCCGGCAAGACGACGCTGTTCCGCATGATCATGGGAACCGAGCAGCCGGATAGTGGCGAGCTACGCGTCGGTACCACCGTCGATCTGGGCTATGTCGATCAAAGCCGAGATTCGCTCGACGACAATAAGACCGTCTACGAGGAAATCTCCGGCGGCGTCGATACGTTCGAAATGGGCGGACGCAAAGTCAACATGCGCGGTTATGTCTCGCGGTTCAACTTTAAGGGCCCCGACCAAGAGAAGAAGGTCGGCATCCTCTCGGGGGGTGAACGAAACCGCGTCCACCTGGCGAAACTGCTTCGCCGCGGCTCGAATGTCCTGCTGCTCGACGAACCGACGAACGATCTGGATATCGACACGCTCCGCGCTCTCGAAGAAGCGATTCTCAATTATGTGGGCTGCGTGGTGGTCATCAGCCACGATCGCTGGTTCCTCGACCGCATCGCGACCCACATCCTTGCGTTTGAAGGCGAAGGCTACGTGCATTGGTGCGAAGGAAACTTCGCCACCTATGAAGAGCAGCGGAAACAACGCCTGGGCATCGCCGCCGATGAACCGCATCGGTTCAAGTACAAAAAGCTGGTGCGGTAGGATTTGTCTTCGCCGAGTGCGAAACGGCAGGGGAAAATCTCGGACGCACTTGCTTGACAAGTATTCACTAAGTAGTGATAATGCCGCTGGCTGCTTTGGCAACTTGGTGGAATAAGTCTGCGCGCGTGGCGGCAACCGTTCGCGCGGCTGCTCGGGATCGTTTTTTGGCTCGGCTGTTCAACGGCCGCAAGCGGCTCGGTTAACCGCAGATTGAATGGGCCACGAACCAGGTAAGCGGCCGAGTTTATCAACAAATAGGCTGATTGCAGCAGTGGTAAATTAGCCGCAAGTTGTTGACAAAAAATGACTTAACCTTGATGCGAAGAATGGGTCGGTGTTGATAAATCGGGGGGCAATGCCGACCAGAGGGCAACAAAAAAGCCCCGCTGAGGTGACGGGGCTTTTAGTCGTTTGTCGTTGTCTGGCGGTCACGCCGGGGAAATAGCATCCGCAGCAGCCAAAGAGGAGAGCGTGGCTGTCGCAAGATTGCCTGATTTTGCAGTGCAACTAAAAACTACAGCACTGTGCTGTAATGGGCACTGGGTTGCAGGGACGGATCGAGATTGCCTTGCACGCGTCCCGCCCCGCCAGCCACATTCCCCACCACACTTAAGATAATGCCCGCCACCAGCATGCCGAGCGGAATCTTGGCCTGCTCCATGTGTTGCACACCATAGATGATTGCGGCGATACCGCAGAAAATGCTGACGATACCCCACACGATGTCGCCATTCTGGAAGGCAATGACAACGATCCAAATCAAGCCAACCAGCGACAGCACCGAACCAAGCAACCCAAGCATCATCATCATGGCAGCCTCAATGAAAAGAGTTTGCTACGGTGTGCGGAGTCGTTCCGCGGTTTTCCGTGCGGTGATAGTCTAAAACACCTCCCCCAAAAATGCTACCAGAGTTTTTTTCGAGAACTGAGGCAGTTTGGAACGAGTTGAACAGCTCGCCGTGGCTAGCGACTGGCTTCTCGAACCAGGTGCCGCAACTGCGGGATGATGACCTTTTCCATCGCCAGACGAACGCCGTTGGGGGATCCGGGCATGGTGAGAACGACCTTCCCCCGCATCACGCCGCCAGCGGCCCGGCTGAGGATCGCCGCCGGGCCGATCTCGGCGTAACTTAACTGGCGAAAGAGTTCGCCATAGCCTGGCAGAGGCTTGTCGAGCAGGGCCGAAACCGTTTCATAGGTCTGGTCGCGACTGCTGATGCCGGTCCCCCCGGTAAGCAGGATGGCGGCGATCTCGGGCCGGCCCGCTAGTTCCGACAGCAGTTCACGCATCGGCACCGGTTCATCTTTGATGAGATACCGGGCTGCCAGCTGATGACCGGCTGCCAGCAGATGGTCGATGACCGTCTGCCCGCCGGTGTCGGTCTCGGTGGTGCGGGTATCGCTGACGGTAATGACCGCGACCGATAGCGCCGCCGGTGCTTGCTGTTCGTGCTGCTGGTGGATGGGGAGGGGCATGGGTTGGTTGAGGAATGATAGCTGAGATTCAAAACGCTTGCCGCTGGCGGTCGACTCCACCTATATTTAACAGCACGGCTGGTGGTTGCCCACTCATCGTCAAACCGAGCCCTTGCGGATGCCTTCGCTGTTGCCACTTCGCGTCCGCCTGATTCACTCCCTGGGAGTGTTCGGCTGCGTGTTGGTCACCGGCTTGGTTGCAAGCAACGCCTTGGCACTGGATGTTCTCACGCTCGAATCGGGCGGCGTCGTGCAAGGTGATTGGCTGAACCGGGACGAGCAACCACTCACTCACTACCGCGTTCGTACAGCCGGCGGAGTGGTCATTTCACTGCAGCTGACCCAGGTTCGGCAAGCCGTTCGCGAGCCGTCGGCGGCCAGCGAATACCAGCAACTGCTTCCCTCGTATGGCGACACAGCTGCCGAGCAATGGAAGTTGGCCGAGTGGTGTCGTCTGCAGCAGTTATCCAACGAGCGCGGGGTGCATCTCTCGCGGGTGATAGAACTCGACCCCGAACATGCGCAAGCGCGCCGCGCGCTGGGCTTCGCCCTGATCGATCGCCACTGGATTCGCCCGGCCGATGCCAAGCGCAAAGACGGCTTCGAACTATACAAAGGGCGCTGGCGGACGATTCAGGAAATTGAACTGCTCGAAACGGCCGCCAAACGCGAGCTGGCTGAAAAAGAATGGCTGCAGAAGGTTCGCCGCTGGCGGCGCGATCTGGAGACCGACAAGGCCCGCGAAGCGGCGCAGCAGCTGACGCAGATTCAAGATCCGATGGCGATTGCGCCGTTGGTGGCTGTGGCCAGCGACGACCCGAATCGCCGCGTGAAAATGATGTTTCTGGATATCATCGCCGCAATCAAAGATTCGGCCGCGGTGCAGGCGCTGGTGCATGTCTCGCTGCAAGATGCCGACGAGGAGATCTTTCATTACTGCCTCGAAAAGATCGTCAAGCTTAACCCGCCGCATATTGCCGATCCTTACGTCAAGGCGCTGCGCGATACAAACAACATCCGCATCAATCGCGCGGGGATTGCCCTCGGACGCATCGGCGACCGCTCGGCGATTGCACCACTCATTGCCGCGCTAGTGACGACCCACACGCGCACGGTTG
Above is a window of Anatilimnocola aggregata DNA encoding:
- a CDS encoding MogA/MoaB family molybdenum cofactor biosynthesis protein, with protein sequence MPLPIHQQHEQQAPAALSVAVITVSDTRTTETDTGGQTVIDHLLAAGHQLAARYLIKDEPVPMRELLSELAGRPEIAAILLTGGTGISSRDQTYETVSALLDKPLPGYGELFRQLSYAEIGPAAILSRAAGGVMRGKVVLTMPGSPNGVRLAMEKVIIPQLRHLVREASR
- a CDS encoding HEAT repeat domain-containing protein; the protein is MPSLLPLRVRLIHSLGVFGCVLVTGLVASNALALDVLTLESGGVVQGDWLNRDEQPLTHYRVRTAGGVVISLQLTQVRQAVREPSAASEYQQLLPSYGDTAAEQWKLAEWCRLQQLSNERGVHLSRVIELDPEHAQARRALGFALIDRHWIRPADAKRKDGFELYKGRWRTIQEIELLETAAKRELAEKEWLQKVRRWRRDLETDKAREAAQQLTQIQDPMAIAPLVAVASDDPNRRVKMMFLDIIAAIKDSAAVQALVHVSLQDADEEIFHYCLEKIVKLNPPHIADPYVKALRDTNNIRINRAGIALGRIGDRSAIAPLIAALVTTHTRTVGPTHRGAGDTVSQSFNTSSQPGVSGTSFKANEGPKTYVFRVQNQHVLDGLAQLARGVNFGYDSRAWQYWHAQEKQSQAKTSDLDSRRE